Proteins co-encoded in one Quercus robur chromosome 8, dhQueRobu3.1, whole genome shotgun sequence genomic window:
- the LOC126694826 gene encoding calcium-binding protein KRP1-like — protein sequence MASQTPQSQTQFQDFLPIMAQKLGGDGLIGELCNGFNLLVDSDKGVITFDSLRRNSAMLGLQDLSDEDLRSMLKEGDFDGDGALNQMEFCVLMFRLSPELMEESYLLLDDAIQQEFQNCN from the coding sequence ATGGCATCCCAAACCCCACAAAGCCAGACCCAGTTCCAAGATTTCTTGCCCATCATGGCCCAAAAGCTTGGTGGGGACGGTCTAATCGGAGAGCTCTGCAATGGGTTCAATTTGTTAGTCGATAGTGACAAAGGGGTCATCACTTTTGACAGCCTTAGAAGGAACTCGGCTATGCTGGGTCTGCAAGATTTGAGTGATGAAGATCTACGGTCTATGTTGAAGGAAGGCGATTTTGACGGTGATGGTGCACTCAATCAGATGGAGTTTTGTGTCTTGATGTTCAGATTAAGCCCTGAGCTTATGGAAGAGTCTTATTTGTTGTTAGATGATGCTATTCAACAGGAATTCCAAAATTGTAATTAG